In a single window of the Rhodamnia argentea isolate NSW1041297 chromosome 2, ASM2092103v1, whole genome shotgun sequence genome:
- the LOC115736969 gene encoding stearoyl-[acyl-carrier-protein] 9-desaturase 6, chloroplastic-like → MQVSYSLEMHPVWVPRDASTFRRSRHVLPLTAASLRPLQPISAVAAVAAPSILKHQKTTHSMPPEKVEVFKSLETWASQNVLPLLKPVDQCWQPHDFVPDSSLPTDEFTDRVAQLRERTAELPDEYFVVLVGDMITEEALPTYQTMLNTLDGVRDETGASPSPWAAWTRAWTAEENRHGDLLRTYLYLSGRVDMLMIERTVQYLIGAGMDPGMENNPYLGFVYTSFQERATFVSHGNTARLAKEGGDPVLARICGTIAADEKRHEKAYCRIVEKLLEVDANCAMVAVADMMRKKITMPAHLMRNGQDPKLFEHFSAVAQRLGVYTVHDYANILEFLIRRWGLERLEGLTAEGRRAQEFVCGLAPRIRRLQEQADQRARMMGQHGVRFSWIFNREIKI, encoded by the exons ATGCAAGTCTCCTACTCCTTAGAAATGCACCCTGTATGGGTCCCACGTGACGCCTCCACCTTCCGCCGCAGCCGCCATGTCCTTCCATTGACGGCCGCCAGCCTCCGCCCCCTGCAGCCCATATCTGctgtggcggcggtggcggcaccATCTATCCTCAAGCATCAGAAAACCACCCACTCAATGCCACCCGAAAAGGTGGAGGTATTCAAGTCCCTCGAGACCTGGGCCTCCCAAAACGTGCTCCCCTTGCTGAAGCCGGTCGACCAGTGCTGGCAACCCCACGACTTCGTCCCGGACTCCTCCCTGCCCACGGACGAGTTCACGGACCGCGTGGCCCAGCTCCGCGAGCGCACCGCCGAGCTCCCAGACGAGTACTTCGTGGTGCTCGTGGGGGACATGATCACCGAGGAGGCGCTGCCCACGTACCAGACCATGCTCAACACGCTGGACGGGGTCCGGGACGAGACCGGGGCCAGCCCGTCCCCGTGGGCCGCGTGGACTCGGGCCTGGACCGCCGAGGAGAACCGGCACGGGGACTTGCTCCGGACGTACCTCTACCTGTCGGGTCGGGTCGACATGCTCATGATCGAGAGGACGGTGCAGTACTTGATTGGAGCCGGAATG GACCCCGGAATGGAAAACAACCCCTACCTGGGATTCGTCTACACGTCGTTCCAGGAGCGAGCCACATTCGTCTCCCACGGCAACACGGCCCGGCTGGCCAAGGAGGGCGGCGACCCGGTGCTCGCGCGCATATGCGGGACCATCGCAGCTGACGAGAAGCGCCACGAAAAGGCCTACTGCAGGATCGTCGAGAAGCTCCTGGAGGTGGACGCCAACTGTGCGATGGTCGCGGTCGCTGACATGATGCGCAAGAAGATCACCATGCCCGCTCACCTGATGCGGAACGGGCAGGACCCGAAGCTGTTCGAGCACTTCTCGGCTGTGGCGCAGCGGCTCGGCGTGTACACCGTCCACGACTACGCGAACATACTCGAGTTCCTGATCAGGCGGTGGGGGCTGGAGAGGCTGGAGGGGTTGACGGCTGAGGGGAGGCGGGCGCAGGAGTTCGTGTGCGGGCTCGCGCCCCGGATCAGGAGGCTCCAGGAGCAGGCCGACCAGCGAGCCCGGATGATGGGCCAGCATGGTGTGAGGTTTAGCTGGATCTTCAACAGGGAGATCAAGATATAG
- the LOC115737262 gene encoding alcohol dehydrogenase-like, whose product MAHTAGQVIRCKAAVAWEAGKPLSIEEVEVAPPQAKEVRLKILFTALCHTDVYFWEAKGQMPLFPRIFGHEAGGIVESVGKGVTDLKPGDHVLPVFTGECGECEHCKTEESNMCNLLRINTERGSMLSDGKTRFSINGKPIYHFVGTSTFSEYTVVHAGCVAKINPAVPLDKVCVLSCGVSTGLGATLNVAKPKKGQSVAIFGLGAVGLAAAEGARLSGASRIIGVDLNPNRFEEAKNFGVTEFVNPKDHSKPVQEVISEMTNGGVGRSVECTGSIQAMISAFECVHDGWGVAVLVGVPNKDDAFKTHPMNILNERTLKGTFFGNYKPRTDIPGVVEKYMNKELELEKFITHSVPFSEINKAFEYMLQGESLRCIIRMEG is encoded by the exons ATGGCTCACACAGCTGGTCAGGTCATCCGTTGCAAAG CCGCGGTGGCGTGGGAGGCAGGGAAGCCGCTGTCGATAGAGGAGGTCGAGGTGGCTCCGCCCCAGGCTAAGGAAGTCCGTCTGAAGATCCTCTTCACTGCCCTTTGCCACACGGATGTCTATTTCTGGGAGGCCAAG GGCCAAATGCCGTTATTTCCACGTATTTTCGGTCATGAGGCCGGCGG CATTGTGGAGAGTGTAGGAAAGGGAGTGACGGACCTTAAACCAGGAGACCATGTCCTTCCGGTGTTCACCGGGGAATGCGGGGAATGCGAGCACTGTAAAACAGAGGAGAGCAACATGTGTAACCTCCTCAGGATCAACACCGAGAGGGGCTCCATGCTCAGCGATGGCAAAACTAGATTCTCTATCAACGGGAAGCCTATATACCACTTTGTTGGAACCTCCACTTTCAGTGAGTACACGGTTGTTCATGCTGGCTGCGTCGCAAAGATCAACCCCGCTGTGCCTCTTGACAAAGTCTGTGTCCTTAGCTGCGGGGTATCCACAG GATTGGGTGCGACACTGAATGTTGCAAAGCCGAAAAAGGGACAGTCTGTTGCTATTTTCGGCTTGGGCGCTGTTGGGCTCGCT GCTGCTGAAGGGGCGAGGCTCTCTGGTGCTTCCAGGATCATCGGAGTTGATTTGAACCCGAATAGATTCGAAGAAG CAAAGAATTTCGGCGTTACTGAGTTTGTGAATCCTAAAGATCATAGTAAACCTGTTCAAGAG GTGATTTCAGAGATGACCAATGGAGGAGTAGGCAGGAGTGTTGAATGTACCGGGAGCATCCAGGCCATGATCTCAGCATTCGAGTGCGTTCACGAT GGTTGGGGTGTTGCCGTGCTCGTCGGCGTGCCGAACAAGGACGACGCATTCAAGACCCATCCGATGAATATCTTGAACGAGAGGACATTAAAGGGCACCTTCTTCGGCAACTACAAGCCGCGGACCGACATTCCTGGAGTCGTGGAGAAGTACATGAACAAG GAACTGGAGCTGGAGAAGTTCATCACCCACTCGGTTCCGTTCTCCGAGATCAACAAGGCGTTCGAGTACATGCTGCAGGGGGAGAGCCTGAGGTGCATCATCCGCATGGAGGGTTAG
- the LOC115736911 gene encoding stearoyl-[acyl-carrier-protein] 9-desaturase 6, chloroplastic-like: protein MQVSSYSLEMHPAWVPRDASTIRCSSRRVPPLTAASLRPPPPISAVAAAPSILKHQKTTHSMPPEKVEVFKSLETWATQNVLPLLRPVDQCWQPHDFVPDSSLPTDEFTDRVAQLRERTAELPDEYFVVLVGDMITEEALPTYQTMINTLDGVRDETGASPSPWAVWTRAWTAEENRHGDLLRTYLYLSGRVDMLMIERTVQYLIGAGMDPGTENNPYLGFVYTSFQERATFVSHGNTARLAKEGGDPVLARICGTIAADEKRHEKAYSTIVDKLLEVDPNGAMVAVADMMRKKITMPAHLMCDGQDPKLFEHFSAVAQRLGVYTAHDYADILEFLIGRWGLEKLEGLAAEGRRAQEFVCGLAPRIRRLQEQADERARMMGQHGVRFSWIFNREIKI from the exons ATGCAAGTCTCCTCCTACTCCTTAGAAATGCACCCTGCATGGGTCCCACGTGACGCCTCCACCATCCGCTGCAGCAGCCGCCGTGTCCCTCCATTGACGGCCGCCAGCCTCCGCCCCCCGCCGCCCATCTCTGCAGTTGCGGCGGCACCATCTATCCTCAAGCATCAGAAAACCACCCACTCAATGCCACCCGAAAAGGTGGAGGTTTTCAAGTCCCTCGAGACCTGGGCCACCCAAAACGTGCTCCCCTTGCTGAGGCCGGTCGACCAGTGCTGGCAACCCCACGACTTCGTCCCCGACTCATCCCTGCCCACGGACGAGTTCACAGACCGCGTGGCCCAGCTCCGCGAGCGGACCGCCGAGCTCCCGGACGAGTACTTCGTGGTGCTCGTGGGGGACATGATCACCGAGGAGGCGCTGCCCACGTACCAGACCATGATCAACACGCTGGACGGGGTCCGGGACGAGACCGGGGCCAGCCCGTCCCCGTGGGCCGTGTGGACTCGGGCCTGGACCGCCGAGGAGAACCGGCACGGGGACTTGCTCCGGACGTACCTCTACCTGTCGGGTCGGGTCGACATGCTCATGATCGAGAGGACGGTACAGTACTTGATTGGAGCCGGAATG GACCCCGGAACGGAAAACAACCCGTATCTGGGATTCGTCTACACGTCGTTCCAGGAGCGAGCCACATTCGTCTCCCACGGCAACACGGCCCGGCTGGCCAAGGAGGGCGGTGACCCGGTGCTCGCGCGCATATGCGGGACCATCGCTGCTGACGAGAAGCGCCATGAGAAGGCCTACTCGACGATCGTGGACAAGCTCCTGGAGGTGGACCCCAACGGCGCAATGGTCGCAGTCGCCGACATGATGCGCAAGAAGATCACGATGCCTGCGCACCTGATGTGCGACGGGCAGGACCCGAAGCTGTTCGAGCACTTCTCGGCCGTGGCGCAGCGGCTCGGCGTGTACACCGCCCACGACTACGCGGATATACTCGAGTTCCTGATCGGGCGGTGGGGGCTGGAGAAGCTGGAGGGGTTGGCGGCCGAGGGGAGGAGGGCGCAGGAGTTTGTGTGTGGGCTCGCGCCCCGGATCAGGAGGCTCCAGGAGCAGGCCGACGAGCGAGCCCGGATGATGGGCCAGCATGGTGTGAGGTTTAGCTGGATCTTCAACAGGGAGATCAAGATATAG
- the LOC115736181 gene encoding protein trichome berefringence-like 7 — protein sequence MRPLFKRGVSFAHQMVTDHCKVRVFGPFSGFTVIGSLFAFLVAITCACLFVLPIFEPAIYTSEIPKPSGSNLMRTCNVFEGSWIPEESYPLYNASQCPFAERGFNCLANGRRDRGYTKWRWKPRHCDIPQFDVSAILEYLRGKRVVFVGDSLSRTQWESFICMLMTGVEDKRSVYEIYGNQITKQVRFLSVGFNSYNLKVDFYRSVFLAQPGPVPKHAPKRVKLTIRLDKLDDISKEWIDSDFLIFNSGHWWTPTKLFEMGCYFQLGGSLKLGMPIASAFKTALNTWASWVESNVNPNRTSVFFRTFESSHWSGRNRNSCKVTRRPSSKTHGRDKSSISDTIMKVAKQMAFPVRVLHVTPMGAFRSDAHVGPWSNNPSVPDCSHWCLPGVPDMWNEILFSYMLSKNGEIFQ from the exons ATGAGGCCTTTGTTCAAGAGGGGTGTGAGTTTTGCCCACCAAATGGTCACAGATCACTGTAAAGTCCGGGTCTTTGGTCCATTCAGTGGATTCACTGTGATCGGTTCGTTGTTCGCTTTCCTTGTAGCAATAACCTGTGCATGTCTGTTTGTGTTACCCATTTTTGAACCGGCCATATACACTTCTGAGATTCCCAAACCTAGTGGTTCCAATTTGATGCGCACATGCAATGTGTTTGAAGGTAGTTGGATCCCTGAAGAAAGTTACCCCCTATACAATGCCTCGCAATGTCCATTTGCTGAGCGTGGTTTTAATTGCTTGGCTAATGGCCGCAGAGATAGAGGTTATACAAAATGGAGGTGGAAGCCCAGGCATTGTGATATCCCCCAGTTTGATGTTAGCGCAATTCTAGAGTATCTTCGTGGCAAGCGTGTTGTCTTTGTTGGTGATTCATTGAGCAGGACACAGTGGGAGTCTTTTATATGCATGCTCATGACAGGCGTGGAAGATAAGAGGAGTGTATATGAAATATATGGGAATCAAATCACTAAACAAGTCAGGTTTCTGAGCGTGGGGTTTAACTCTTATAATCTCAAGGTCGACTTCTATCGGTCAGTATTCTTGGCGCAGCCTGGTCCAGTGCCCAAGCATGCACCGAAAAGGGTCAAATTGACCATTAGATTGGACAAGTTGGATGATATTAGCAAAGAGTGGATTGATTCTGATTTTCTGATCTTCAACTCAGGGCATTGGTGGACACCTACGAAGCTCTTTGAGAT GGGTTGTTATTTTCAGCTTGGTGGATCCCTGAAGCTCGGGATGCCAATTGCGTCAGCCTTCAAAACTGCATTAAACACTTGGGCATCTTGGGTTGAGAGCAATGTCAACCCCAATCGGACATCTGTGTTCTTCCGGACATTTGAGTCTTCTCACTGGAG TGGTCGAAATCGTAATTCATGCAAAGTTACTCGACGACCCTCCTCTAAAACCCATGGGAGGGACAAGAGTTCAATTTCAGACACAATAATGAAGGTTGCGAAGCAAATGGCATTTCCAGTACGCGTGCTTCATGTTACTCCGATGGGGGCATTCAGGAGCGATGCGCATGTCGGTCCTTGGAGTAACAATCCATCGGTGCCCGATTGCAGCCACTGGTGCCTACCTGGAGTTCCTGATATGTGGAACGAAATCCTCTTCTCCTATATGCTGTCCAAGAATGGTGAAATCTTCCAATGA
- the LOC115737256 gene encoding alcohol dehydrogenase, translating into MSGTVGQVIHCRAAVAWEAGKPLVIEQVEVAPPQAMEVRMKILYTSLCHTDVYFWEAKGQNPLFPRIYGHEAGGIVESVGEGVTDLKPGDHVLPIFTGECKECAHCKSEESNMCDLLRINTDRGVMLSDGKSRFSIKGQPIYHFLGTSTFSEYTVVHVGCIAKINPLAPLDKVCVLSCGISTGLGAMVNVAKPPKGSTVAVFGLGAVGLAAAEGARIAGASRIIGVDLNPNRFQGAKKFGVTEFVNPKDHNKPVQEVIAEMTNGGVDRSVECTGNVEAMISAFECVHDGWGVAVLVGVPHKDAVFKTHPINLLNERTLKGTFFGNYKPRSDIPSVVEKYMSKELEVEKFITHQVPFSEINKAFDYMLKGESLRCIIHMEE; encoded by the exons ATGTCAGGCACTGTTGGTCAGGTGATCCATTGCAGAG CTGCTGTTGCATGGGAAGCAGGGAAGCCCTTGGTGATTGAACAAGTGGAGGTAGCACCTCCACAAGCCATGGAGGTTCGCATGAAGATCCTTTATACCTCTCTCTGCCACACTGATGTCTACTTCTGGGAAGCCAAG GGGCAAAACCCTCTATTTCCTAGAATCTATGGTCATGAAGCTGGAGG GATTGTGGAGAGCGTGGGTGAGGGAGTGACTGACCTGAAACCAGGGGATCATGTCCTCCCAATTTTCACTGGGGAATGCAAGGAATGTGCCCACTGCAAATCAGAAGAGAGCAACATGTGTGACCTCCTCCGGATCAACACTGACAGAGGAGTCATGCTCAGTGATGGGAAGTCGAGATTCTCCATCAAAGGACAGCCCATATATCACTTTCTAGGGACTTCAACGTTCAGCGAGTACACCGTGGTTCATGTCGGCTGCATCGCCAAGATCAACCCGCTCGCTCCTCTGGACAAAGTTTGCGTCCTCAGTTGTGGGATCTCGACTG GCCTGGGAGCAATGGTAAATGTGGCGAAACCGCCGAAGGGTTCAACCGTGGCTGTTTTTGGATTGGGAGCTGTTGGGTTAGCT GCTGCTGAAGGTGCAAGGATTGCAGGGGCTTCGAGAATTATCGGAGTCGATTTGAATCCAAATAGATTTCAAGGAG CAAAGAAGTTTGGTGTGACTGAGTTCGTGAACCCGAAAGACCACAACAAACCTGTTCAAGAG GTAATTGCTGAGATGACAAATGGAGGAGTAGATAGGAGTGTCGAGTGCACTGGAAATGTCGAAGCCATGATCTCTGCATTCGAATGCGTACACGAT GGTTGGGGAGTTGCTGTTCTTGTGGGAGTGCCCCATAAGGATGCTGTCTTCAAGACTCATCCTATTAATCTACTGAACGAGAGGACTCTCAAGGGCACGTTCTTCGGAAACTACAAGCCACGTTCAGACATTCCCTCCGTCGTAGAGAAATACATGAGCAAA GAGCTTGAAGTGGAGAAGTTCATCACTCATCAGGTCCCTTTCTCGGAGATCAACAAGGCCTTCGACTACATGCTCAAAGGCGAAAGCCTTCGATGCATCATTCACATGGAGGAGTAA
- the LOC125313774 gene encoding proline-rich receptor-like protein kinase PERK2: protein MASRKLVSLPYPKILSRSLEPLWYRPEQPCLPFPCPPPYEPHVLAPPSSLPPPLVLAPPLPPGLPFLFPVLPPPPSSSHHMSPWLVVALVLLGLLLLVVASATAIRYCLRAKRQREEAAAAEEEAMQQSTNVSGELRRSELRSAPPPYPRQSIRAGTRGSLKNYMQIVLALGD from the exons ATGGCCTCTCGAAAACTCGTAAGCTTGCCCTATCCGAAAATTCTGTCCCGATCTCTCGAACCGCTGTGGTACCGTCCGGAGCAACCATGCCTTCCTTTCCCATGTCCGCCACCGTATGAACCGCACGTGCTAGCTCCACCATCGTCGCTACCGCCTCCGCTCGTGCTAGCTCCACCTCTGCCACCGGGCTTGCCATTCTTATTTCCGGTGCTGCCACCGCCTCCATCTTCATCTCATCATATGTCCCCGTGGCTGGTGGTCGCCCTTGTTCTGTTGGGCCTCCTCCTACTTGTAGTAGCCTCGGCTACCGCAATACGCTATTGCTTGCGGGCGAAGAGACAGAGGGAGGAGGCAGCAGCAGCCGAAGAAGAAGCGATGCAA CAATCGACCAATGTTTCGGGTGAGCTTCGGCGGTCCGAGCTAAGGTCGGCTCCCCCGCCATATCCAAGGCAATCCATCCGTGCCGGGACTAGGGGATCCTTAAAGAATTACATGCAAATAGTCTTGGCGCTAGGAGATTAG